AGCTTGGgaaacaaagaaacaaaacaagTGTGGCAAGTGTGGACAAAAGGGACATAACAAAAAGACCTGCAGAAGAATTACAGCATAGAAGTGGAAACAACTACAcatcaaccaaaaaacaactatattaaaacatttagaaaacaCATACTGCATATTACGATTGGTTGttacatacatttttttattgtgattttttatgtggagagatattgataatagggaattggtattattatcattaatatacaaaagaacatcaaatattatagttaaataattaaatgagtgGAAGAAGGTTGAAATtaataagaaggaaaaataaactACATAAAGTGATTACAAATGCAATTTAGTTGTTTGTCAGATGGTTGTAATAAGGTTGTTAATAGTATGCTGTCATGACTAAGAGTAAATATAAAgattaaaaatccaaaaatatgaacaaattaaaaaccaattccaattaagaaaaaaacatgacagaaacaacaacttgtctatgattatgaacataatctggtaatagaaaaacaaaagctacataaaaaaaagtagtatttccaacaacaaccaATAGATAACTAAGACAAATTCTTCTTTGGACCCTTCGGAGGAGCCTCATCTTCACTATCAATAAATTCCACTTCTTTCATGCGAGCATACTTATAGAACAACACAGCAAGCCTATCACGGTGTTTCTCAACATCAAATATGGGAGGAATCGGTTTCATATCAATAAAGTATTCGGCGAACGATGCAACGAAACAACCACAGTcactgcaaaacaaccaaaaaacaacagcagaaaaacttagaaaaggaaaataacattacaaattttaaaaaaaattgaaaataaaaaataaaaacaacttacTTCGAGGTTTGTTGAGGCAAACCATCAACCTTAACAACTTCGAAAGGGTCTAAACAAACCGGtttgttttcctttttgaaCTCATCAAACAAAGCAAAAAAGTGGGGCAACAACACCGCAAATGGCTGACAAGCTTTGATAGCAGCACTATCTTTCATAGCAGTCGACAAGGAGTTGTACATGTACACACGCCTTTCCTCAATATTCAATCGACCAAGAATCCAATGTGATTCAGTCTCCATATGGATGATAAAGAAAACATGATCGCACAAATGCCAAGGGGAACCACATAACATTTTTCTACCTCTTATATAATCAGCAATGGCATGCTGGGCAgttatcaaagaaagatttttttttctgtgcaataaatttttcatacaaagcatGAATGGTTTTGAAGAATAAGCAATCGGTGGTTGTGAACTTAACCTTTGGCTCCTTTGCATACTTTCCTTTTTTACGTAGATAGTAAAAAATGATGTCCAGATGCTGaacaataaaaaatgataaatgttggaaaatcagaaaatgaattatatttcaacaactaaaaaacaaccaacaaacaacatgaataaaactatagactgaaatttttgaaaaaaatcaaaagaaaaaataaattaacttacaGAATTAGTCAAACATTGGCCAGGATATGCAAGCTTGTGGAACCACATCTTGGTTGCAACATCTTCCACGCCAAAACGAAAAGGGGGAACAATCTTATCCTTACCCTTCAAGTAAACCTTCTCCTTATCATGCctaacattttttaaaaaaaaaaagtgaaacataaatagtaaagtaaacaacaaaaaatacaaaaacacaacaaaaatgctgaaaataaacacttacggaTCTTTCTTCGATCGGCGTCCTTCACCAAGCCACAAGTCAAAATCAATCTCGTCTTTATGTTCTACATCTTCACCAATCTTATCATCGAGAGGACACAACCCAGCCACATACTTAACAACTCCATAACCAGAACCATCTTTAGAACTAGAAATGGAAGAGTCATACTCCATAAACGGAGACGTCAGCGCTATGGGTTTCTTAGATTTCCTCTTGTCAACAAGAGGAGTTTCTTCAACGGGAATTGGGTCATCTTCAAGTTCAATGTTAGAATCAACATTGAGACCTGTTGCACccatctaatatattttttccacaaaaatgaaagaaaatagacAGTGTTAAACACAAAAAGTatgaagaaactaaaaaacaaccaaaaaaaaaaaaatatacctcaAAACAAACAAGACGACGATCCGTAACCTCAACATTTTCAGAAACTGAAATCTGTTTACAAGGATCACCACCAATTCCATCTAAAGACATCTGTTTATATATGGTATTAAAAAGGAATTAGAGCATGGTTAAAAAATAACAACCTTtacacaaccaaaaaacaacacaaaagcaACATTACCATAAGCTCAACTGCTTTTACCCCGGACTGAACAGTAGCCTCAACATCTATTTGAGTAGGGCCGTCATTGAAATCAACGAAATTCTTGAtacagaaaataaaggaaaaagaaaatggaaaaaagtgaagttattttttgtgaaatacttcaacaactaaaaaaaaactacataacaaaataaaaacaacaagtaAAATAATAAGACCAACAATAAATTCCGAACAACATAATCTACAAACACaaccatataaataacataataaatacaaataaatagtcTGAAAATAGTTGCAaatttctgaaaaataaaacataacaagAGACATAACAATAACATAGAATTACAAGAGCACTACCTAAAACGGACttacaacaaaataaaccacACAAAGTAACTAAAACCTAGTTACATTGTCTACTTATCTACCTTCTCCTCACTATCAGTGGCATCATCATCACTGccattatcatttttttcttttgagtcaGAATCTTCATCGGCTTGATCATCCTTCTCTTCACCTTCACTACCCTCCCCTTCGTCATCACCCATAACATTCTCTTCTTCATTTTCATCGGTTTCTTCGCATTCATTTAAATCAAAATCGCTTCATCACCACCTCCATCATCCTCCTTGGAAGAGTCACTGCCTTTTTCCTATATTGaaattacatattaaattagtataaaacaacttaaaaaaaaaccgaaaaacaactattgaaaaactaaaataccTTGGCATAGGAATCGGCAAAAACGGTAGAAAAGCGTATGCATTGAAGCCATCCGAGCACCAAAAGAAACAACCGTGCGTACACAAACTCTTTCAACTCAACCAAATCGGATGAAATCTTCTCGTTGGGAAGTATGCAACGAATCGATCTTGACCTCCAACCCATGAAATTTCTCGTAAAAGGCCTCAAGCTTGACAAAATGTCACTGCGAGCAACAATTGGCTCTTCGGGGACGGGAAGACTCTTGTAAGAGTTGAAGTCGGTGTCGAACTTGAAACCGCTCggtttcaaagctttgaactcaccaGTAGTGGGCCTCATATTTGAAAGTTGCGGTCGATCAAAAAAcaccaaaattaaaatttcaattataaagattaataataatgaaaaacaacacaaaaacaactacTGAAAAACCAAATTACAACAAACAGATATACCTTATCTTTGGAAACATCAAAGATAGTAGTCTTCAAAACTTTGAAAGTAGGTTGACTATTGCATGTCCACTGAGTGATCCTTGGAATACGAGAGCTTTCCTTTTGGCAAGACTTACCTTTCATGTACTTACAACACTCGTAGAACCACACTTGAAGAACATGAGGACAACCAATCAAAGTGTAAAAAACACTCGGCCTCTTTCCCGAACTCTTTGCCTTCCTAACCCCCTCAACCCAACTATCAAGCTTACCCTTCAATGAGGAAATAGTCAATTCAAAAGAACTCCGGCCCCAAGCAAATTCATTGTACCTCCCACTATCTACAACATCTAAAATAGACTTGGGTACATTTTTATGCTTAGTGCCACTAAGCAAGAACCACTCCACGAAATACAAAACTGCCAACTTCACAAAGCATCCTCATCGTAATCACCccacctcttggtggtaaaacatTCCCTAACAGATTCCTTAGTGATAGAGGACGAAGTTGGCCAATATCTTTCACaaagactattaacctcttgctTAAAATCTAAGACACTACAGTCACCTTCACAGTCTAACCCAGTAATCAATGCAAATTCCTCAATGCTAAACCTAAGCCTAACACCGCGTATCATAACCCACAACTCAGCATCATTAGGTTGCCGAACCTCTCGAGCAACAACCCATGAAACACTTGGGGTTGAACTTTAAAATCGGGAAGGTCAAGGAAATGACCAAAACagtttttgaaaagatttcaaGTCAGTACATCCGAAAGACAAGATTTAATGTTCTCTATCACTCGGAAAGTAGCAGTGGAAAAGGCTTTAGCAATGAACATTCTTCGGTCATATATATAATCCCATTCCCGTAGcaatataaacaaaataaatcgggacaaaaacaaaaaaaactaaaaaaaatagaaaacaaataaaaaaaataatatttttttttaaaaaaaagacacCTTAGCGGGATTTTTCTTTGGTAGGTCAAATCCTTCAACCTTCACTGAGGTCCTAGCATGGACCtgcaacaaaaaagaaaaacaaaagcaaCAAATCTTAGATACAATAacaaagaatatatgaaaatGTAGTAACCAAATTACAGCCaataaaaaacctaaaaacaacgTTTTCCTAAACCCTTACAAGATGATAAATGTAAGAGATAAAcaactttcaaaaaaatataaacaactaaaataaaaacaacactgTACAAACTCGTTGTTATGAAATTTCGAAAATGGTAGTCGATAATAGTAGTGTGACAAACAACCGAGAAAAAACTGACAATAAACATATACAAAACTAAAGAATAAACTGAAAGATCTGGTTGCAATTGAAATTAGTAAAATGCTTCTCAATACCAATAGTGTGTAAAACAACCGAAAACAAATTCACAAAAAACATATAACCAACCAATGGGGAAAAGCAATTCAAAACTGTGACAAAATACGAATTGAACTGGGTTTTTTTTCAACAACCAAACAACAActgaataaaaacaacaaaacaacatcaACCACAATACATGACAAATGCATAAAGAACaccaaaaaaacataaaaacatccTAATAAACACCTAAACCAGTGACCTAAAAAGCTCATGTAAAAATTAACACAATAAAATGAAACCAAGCAAATTTAAATTACCTTTGATTCAACTTTGGGCTTTTGGTCCTCACCATGCACTTCATCCTCAAAATCGGAATCTGAGGAAACCTAGAACAAAAAATGGGGAAAACTTGAAATCATCAAATGTAACACCAGAAATAAAACAACcagaaaaaaactaaagaaaaatttaaaaacaacaaagagaAACTTACATCGCGTGCAGACTTGGAAATTTTTGCTCTCTTAGTCTTAGGAGCATCTACTTTACCAGGAAGGGCTCTTTTCTTAGAGGCCGATGTCTCTGGAACATCAGCCACTAaatttttagcaattttttttaaccccATTTTAGGTTCGACTTTGGAAGTAACAGCTGGACCCTTCTTCGATTTTTTAGAAACTTTCTTCGCCGGAGATGGTGATTTCGAACCACTTCTAGTGGTTGCCATTTATATAGAGAAAAAATAGAGGAGGAAGACAATGTAGGTTGAGGAAAACGTGGGTGAGggcttggagaaggtgatcgtgGGAAGAAAAAATTGGTTAGGGCTTGATAATGGTGATCGTGGGAAGCTCTGTTTGAAGAGTGGCTGAATCAGGTagatgaaaaattcaaaaaaaaaaaaaagaaaggattTATGAGGTGGCGTGCGTGTACGTGTGTAAGGAAGAAGGAAaaaggtaaaattgtaattattaaactttttgaaaagtaaaattgaaaaatgtaaaagttaaaaatgtttaaaaaaccGTGTAaggataaaaatgtaaaaaaggtGTCAATTTTGACATGAGGTGTAAAAATCTCATTTCAAaatccaaaaataattaaaaaatgcattataaacaaattaaaattaagcataaaaaatatatattcacctaaaattatttatatagatatattcattataatatacataaacttaaaaaatatacagattctaaaaaattcaaaagcacatatatatgaatatacaAAATCAAATAATATACTAATCCATATTAAAACAGATCAAAAGaatatacaaataaaatattgaCTTTATAGTTGATGCTCCAACGTTGTAGAATTTCTAAACCACTTCAAATTAGTGCTTCAACATCCATTcaagcaagaaaaaaaataaatatttttttgaaaagaataaagaatgaaaagaaaaaaaaaatataagagtatagagattcgaaaaaaaaaaattacctatCTCCGGCATATGGTGGTGTTCGCCTTAGTAAAATGGTGGCGGTGGAAGAGGAAGAAGCAGTAAGTGTTGGAaacatttaaaaatgaaaaaattgaaaaaataataaaaaaaaatatgaaaaccgATTCGTGGGAGTATATATAGAAATTTAATACCGGCAGAAACCCATCAATAATACTGGTTCCTGCCAGTGTTAATATTATTGGCAACGGATATATATATCCACGTTGGTAATGATCCGTCTCTAATTCATTTTAAATGCACCAAGCAGGAAAATTCTCACACTTATTATCTGCCCAACAATAGTGGTTGGCAGTCCGCTGGTATTAACTTTTGCCCGCTGATATtacatttattatttgtttatttattaatttttacacACTAATACGAGCGGCTCCAAAATCCGTCGGTGACATCCCTATTAATAGGGGCAGATTTGGCCCACCGATATTGGGTCCGCCCCTAATTAACAAAATTGTTATAGTGCTAAagaatgtttatttttttctttccatgtttttgatatagatttaaaaaactaataataatgaAGGACTTAAACAATATGATTTCCTTCTCTGTTTCGGAGAGATTAAAAGACAATAATCTAATAAGTTTTTACAAATTTCACTataaaaatttttacttttagtcataacaaaatttgtgactaaaagtaaaaaaattgtgactaattataaatcagcATAcctatgttgtgattaaaaagtccgtggctaaaagtattagtcacaaaaattacaatttgttgtgattaaatgtgttttttatagtcacaatacttgttgtgactaataaaactaaattagtgacaatttgtAGCTAAATAGTGTGTATTCGTCACAAATAACTTTTTGTTTTGACTAAAAATCATATATTCAgccacaaaaaatttatattatgactaaaaagtTGTTACTAAAAGTAGTTATGTTTTGTAGTGTTTAGCATAGTTATTTAGATGGATCGATTGTTTTATCACTATCCAAATATTTTCACTACTTGGAAGAAAATATGATTTTAATAAATGGTATCAATAGTACTATACTTTTTATAGtgcatgtattttattttattttattttttgtactgCATGTATTTtagttgggaaatttgattttttatacttaaaaaatattaaaaaaaatttcttaaaccATTACATTTTAAACTACaaaaaatatgacacttttttcaaaaccctaaaaatacccctctcataactcaaactctttctctctcctccctcaaactctctctgCATCTATGGCCGACTGCACCACCACCTCCACGCAGCCCCCCAACCATCATCACCCACCCACCCACCGACTGCCCCAACCCTCCACGTAGCCCCCCTCTCCAGGACCACCCAACCCTCCACGCAACCCCCCTCTCTCGGACCACCCAACCCTCCACGAACACCCAACCGGCCGAACCCTCCACGAAGACCCAACCGACTGGCCCTACCCTCCACGAAGACCCAACCGGCCTGCAACAAATCACCGCACCACTACCTCCAACCCAGCCCCCCTCTCTCGGACCACCCAAACGCACCACCACCCCCATCggctctcttcctctctctcaaaccgaacaaaaaaaaaaaagaaacccaGTGgttcgatggtcggaccatggggtctgATGGGTCTGATGggtgggtccgaccatcggaccactgggtttcttttttttttttgttcggtttgagagagaggaagagataGGGGCcttggtccgatggtcggaccatggggtccgattggtcggaccccatcggacgccctgggttattttattttttttttgttcggtttgagagagaggaagagagaggggctGCGTGAAGGGGTATTTGTGGGATATTAGGAatgtggtcatatatgaccaatattattatgtatgcatttaggaaaaaaatattaaagttttttaagtatacaaaatcaaatttcccttttagtTCTCATAATAATGTATAGATAGATAGGGTCAATTTTCTTATTTCAAATTAAGTCAtttatgttggaatttattttaccaggatcttagatctactcacaagtatgttgtttaaacaccctaaatatgaactttctaaaacgataaattaaacacatataaagttaagaaaaccttacattgatgcagcggaattaatgtctccttccgctcagatctctaacccttgtatcctttctgtagcagagtataatcaagatctgagcccgaatgtccttcttcttcaagtttgatccttcacagtcttccaatctatgattgagttactgcttgctgtgtgtgggcacttactctttcactagggttcgaaattgatgaagggaaaagagaatagggatttcggccaggtatagaaagtggggaaggctcagtttttctgaagagagaaatttctgtcagattactaatgaaagcttattttttgactgagccatcactttctatttataggcaactactaggtttaggttaagaattatttggcattaaaataatgaaaatattaatttgaaaatccacaataagtggccagccatggtgttgtagtgggccccacttgattttgcagttttatcaaattttatttttattttcttaaaaacgccaattttccaattctaaccttttaaatgccaaaactaattatttaataactaaaatagattattaaataatattgtcatttaatttaattattaattagacatataaagtccattaataaataaataaacctagaaactcccctacttagtgaaaatattcataaaattagacatagtctaactttagaattataattgatcaatcacgaatcaattaatgagtcttacaagcagaatgttctcaactagaatggggaccatggatctatatgctgagcttccaataactgaaccaaatttaccaagtaaattcctacttattaattcttcgttgaatccactcttagaacatagaattgcactctcagacttatatagagcatattgtatgttccacgatatcaatatactatctcatttaaccattgttataatcttattgtgatttaaagatcctctgtatagatgatctacatcaagatgagatttctttaccgttctcacccctcaatgtattttgccccttaaaacacttagctacctataaatggtgtttagtgatctaataaatagtcagttaaacaagagctcatccatttacttctatttgctaagctcgaagggaatcatcacttgacttctatacaccagtataagctatagattccatatttatgttcagcactcccactcaatcatactatcatgttcccaaaatatacgtatcaccctgacctaaaagtaggcttaaataataaatcaaagaacatgaatagcactcctgagttgagcctaagcatatcaggatttagattcttttaatcttaagatcaactactgatattgacttggaaagatatgtataacggtaagtttgtaatatcttaacttagttgcaatatcggtccagtccaatgtatactccatacattcgaaactagaatactttactaatgtcctggaaagaacataacacttactccaagtgtaagtatacatcatcgctgattaacacattagtgtaaacccaataacactgatgaaacagggactaaatcttttgattcatatgatcacaatcacattccactgtgttgacgatattgtaattgtgaataaacatatgatctggatttaactgattttgtgtataatagtaataaacatattaaactattagcatgtagaattcatgcaaacattaatcacttcaaatttcttatattgataactaatcagattgtaaagagttttatttagggcataaaacccaaaaaattcccacttgcactaacgtaaaacaaactgtgcaaataggtcaatttgatgtcttgatcttcagatcaagtg
This Cannabis sativa cultivar Pink pepper isolate KNU-18-1 chromosome 6, ASM2916894v1, whole genome shotgun sequence DNA region includes the following protein-coding sequences:
- the LOC133038875 gene encoding uncharacterized protein LOC133038875, with translation MLCGSPWHLCDHVFFIIHMETESHWILGRLNIEERRVYMYNSLSTAMKDSAAIKACQPFAVLLPHFFALFDEFKKENKPVCLDPFEVVKVDGLPQQTSNDCGCFVASFAEYFIDMKPIPPIFDVEKHRDRLAVLFYKYARMKEVEFIDSEDEAPPKGPKKNLS
- the LOC133038874 gene encoding uncharacterized protein LOC133038874, coding for MSLDGIGGDPCKQISVSENVEVTDRRLVCFEMGATGLNVDSNIELEDDPIPVEETPLVDKRKSKKPIALTSPFMEYDSSISSSKDGSGYGVVKYVAGLCPLDDKIGEDVEHKDEIDFDLWLGEGRRSKKDPHDKEKVYLKGKDKIVPPFRFGVEDVATKMWFHKLAYPGQCLTNSHLDIIFYYLRKKGKYAKEPKVKFTTTDCLFFKTIHALYEKFIAQKKKSFFDNCPACHC